A genomic window from Pantoea phytobeneficialis includes:
- a CDS encoding M24 family metallopeptidase, with the protein MIAEALSRLRAAMQQAEVDIMVVDHGELLAWLTGYTVSETLYRACLVPLNGEPWMVLRQLDEVPCRTQSPQLVVETYRDDEDPWFAVAHSLVQRGYQRARIGADFYSYGMTVHSWQQLARHLPDVQWCDLSAISDRLRSVKFPAELTALRQAAAIADATLNRIGNEVQGGWRVRDVAALAAGQFLRLGADTGETGPIVIASGDNGFLHASGHEQRLQRQDVLHVELIPKVRHYSARLMRPFIVGDISSHRAELAEQLIAIQDQQLRAMKPGVSAGEIDAIVRDTILSRGLRTDYPNVTGYALGLYTRTPRPSDFSTCFHASATWVLEADMVFHMYISAQSLAFSETVRVTPEGAERLTMLPRQLLALPE; encoded by the coding sequence ATGATTGCTGAAGCGCTGAGTCGTCTGCGTGCCGCCATGCAGCAGGCAGAGGTTGATATTATGGTGGTCGACCACGGCGAGTTGCTGGCATGGCTGACCGGTTATACCGTCTCTGAAACCTTATATCGCGCTTGCCTGGTTCCCCTTAATGGGGAACCCTGGATGGTGTTACGTCAGTTAGATGAAGTACCTTGCCGTACGCAGTCGCCGCAACTGGTGGTGGAGACATATCGTGACGATGAAGACCCCTGGTTTGCTGTGGCGCACAGCCTCGTGCAGCGCGGTTATCAACGAGCACGCATTGGCGCTGACTTTTACTCCTATGGCATGACGGTACACAGTTGGCAGCAGCTAGCTCGTCACCTGCCTGATGTGCAGTGGTGCGATCTCTCCGCCATCAGCGATCGGCTGCGCAGTGTCAAATTCCCCGCTGAGTTGACGGCCTTGCGCCAGGCGGCGGCGATTGCCGATGCCACGCTCAACCGCATTGGTAATGAAGTACAGGGTGGCTGGCGGGTACGTGATGTTGCAGCGCTGGCGGCCGGGCAGTTTCTGCGTCTCGGAGCCGATACCGGTGAAACCGGTCCTATCGTCATTGCCAGTGGTGACAACGGATTTCTGCATGCCAGTGGCCATGAACAACGCTTGCAGCGCCAGGATGTCCTGCACGTTGAACTCATCCCCAAGGTCAGGCACTACAGCGCCCGCCTGATGCGTCCGTTTATCGTCGGTGATATCTCGTCACACCGCGCTGAGCTCGCCGAGCAATTGATCGCGATCCAGGATCAACAACTCCGTGCGATGAAACCTGGTGTCAGTGCAGGCGAAATCGATGCCATCGTGCGGGATACGATACTCAGCCGCGGATTGCGCACGGATTATCCCAACGTCACCGGATATGCACTGGGACTGTATACGCGTACGCCGCGGCCCAGTGACTTTTCCACCTGTTTCCATGCCAGTGCGACATGGGTACTGGAAGCAGACATGGTGTTCCATATGTATATCTCGGCCCAGAGCCTGGCGTTCAGTGAAACGGTGCGCGTCACTCCGGAGGGTGCTGAACGGCTGACAATGTTGCCGCGTCAACTATTAGCGTTGCCGGAGTAA